From Gemmatimonadaceae bacterium, the proteins below share one genomic window:
- a CDS encoding lantibiotic dehydratase, producing MRAPLLPLEALRRYDYWRHTENVNEAAPSFRPREDAPFAMTPESLTSLESEAIYLASPSLHERASVIELNAEQSTAHSLALTLQKYRVRMGSRATPFGLFAACSLGTIGIDSSLKDCYSDQLRRRTRLDHAALVEIANTLLLDNEVGPLIKLRPNTSVTRVADSLHVTKRERAGRRYQYHLIVVDDSDALQEALSLAGRGASRIECVRHFVAQGYNPSEAESFVDELIEQQVLVSELEPSVCTFDGLGTLRLKVQERAPKSKVCIALGEMHQMLLQFDASVGVRPPATYEVLAERVRDLAKRDLGSGVFQVDSFRSASLTLSDRLAEAILDGAALLRRLSVSENVLEAFRDAFRLRYEQREVPLLEALDPEVGLDFSSIGAGGSHSSQRRARTLSERDAVLHRLILDAKVSATNVVDLNEAAIEALAATSHPSAFPPSFIINVSLLGAASVNDSEWKIVWNGGGGASAASMIGRFCDLDGELHSSVRDLLAEEERANPTCIEAEIVHLPQDRIGNVMTRPSLREFEIEYLGRSEAPRDRVLTPDDLVLYVRDGRLRLRSRRLNREVLPRLSCAHNFMHETNLPVYQLLCLLQRQGVQSTLRWDWGAFASSSWLPRVQHGQLVLARARWIVRHEEVIGSGAYASSNLVELVRLWRTTQNIPRFVNIVDGDLELLCDLESKAGVHLFITELRSSSVLTLMEWLAEGPTDVPLTGDGHYASEIVLPVLFSGEAASPASFVSHDIPGSRAPSRRSTEEQSGSGVARRLPPGGDWLYLKLYCGAGRFERVLESFEQRVIRSLNETGALSCWFFLRYADPDSHLRIRLARSERASAADLFAAASQWSLERVKNGDPLRVQIDTYEREIERYGGPEAMLLAEQLFCVDSEFIVKFVRAQSIGRGGEYPALAGVLTIDTMLDAFAMTVDDRRDLLAPVGMSHNQRRTLEGKHRAYRTVVSRSLTNRNCETRKNVQAALGEFRTQLIPIASQLRQLLHQSRISVSWASLLRSFIHMHINRLYATEHSTVEQEVCFLLWREYATRIWRREANSEVEGPT from the coding sequence ATGCGCGCGCCCCTTCTCCCGCTTGAAGCGCTCCGACGCTATGACTATTGGCGGCATACTGAGAACGTCAACGAGGCAGCCCCATCATTCAGGCCGCGAGAAGACGCGCCATTCGCGATGACGCCAGAATCTCTCACGAGCCTTGAGTCCGAGGCAATATATCTGGCTTCGCCGTCATTACATGAGAGAGCCTCAGTGATTGAGCTAAATGCAGAGCAGTCAACGGCTCATTCGCTCGCATTAACGCTTCAGAAGTATCGAGTTCGGATGGGATCGCGAGCCACTCCATTCGGTCTATTTGCCGCGTGTTCGCTAGGCACGATTGGAATAGATAGCAGCCTGAAGGATTGCTACAGCGATCAGCTTCGTCGAAGAACGAGACTTGATCATGCGGCGCTGGTCGAGATCGCAAATACACTTCTGCTCGACAATGAGGTTGGGCCTCTAATCAAACTCCGCCCGAATACAAGCGTGACAAGAGTCGCTGATTCCTTGCACGTTACGAAGCGAGAGCGAGCCGGTAGGCGCTATCAATACCATTTGATAGTCGTGGACGACAGTGATGCGTTGCAGGAGGCACTTTCGCTTGCGGGGCGGGGCGCTTCGCGTATCGAATGCGTCCGCCATTTTGTCGCGCAGGGGTACAATCCGTCAGAGGCCGAATCGTTTGTCGATGAGCTTATTGAGCAGCAAGTCTTGGTTTCGGAGCTGGAGCCGTCCGTTTGCACTTTCGATGGCTTGGGCACTCTGCGTCTGAAGGTGCAAGAGCGGGCTCCGAAGTCGAAAGTGTGTATCGCACTTGGCGAGATGCATCAAATGCTTCTGCAGTTCGATGCGAGTGTTGGCGTGCGACCTCCGGCGACATATGAAGTGCTTGCTGAACGAGTACGTGATCTCGCAAAGCGAGATCTTGGAAGCGGAGTATTCCAGGTTGATAGCTTTCGCTCGGCGTCTCTGACGCTTTCAGATCGGCTTGCTGAGGCGATCCTGGACGGTGCCGCGCTTCTCCGAAGGCTGAGTGTCTCCGAGAATGTGCTTGAGGCGTTTCGTGATGCCTTTCGACTGCGATACGAGCAACGCGAAGTTCCGCTACTTGAGGCATTGGATCCTGAAGTCGGCTTGGATTTTTCGAGCATCGGCGCGGGGGGATCGCATAGTAGCCAACGCCGTGCTCGGACGCTGTCGGAACGAGACGCCGTACTTCACCGACTAATTCTCGACGCCAAAGTGAGCGCAACCAATGTCGTAGACTTGAACGAAGCAGCAATCGAAGCGCTCGCCGCGACAAGTCATCCGTCGGCGTTCCCTCCGAGCTTCATTATCAACGTGAGTTTGCTGGGCGCCGCTAGTGTGAACGACTCGGAGTGGAAGATCGTGTGGAATGGTGGTGGCGGCGCAAGTGCAGCGTCTATGATCGGGAGATTCTGTGATCTGGATGGAGAACTTCATTCGTCCGTGAGGGATCTACTGGCCGAGGAAGAGCGCGCCAACCCGACGTGTATCGAGGCCGAGATCGTGCATCTGCCTCAGGACCGCATTGGGAACGTCATGACGAGGCCCTCCCTTCGCGAGTTCGAGATCGAGTATCTCGGTAGATCGGAGGCCCCGCGTGATCGCGTACTGACCCCCGACGATCTCGTTCTTTACGTTCGGGACGGGCGGCTTCGCCTTCGCTCTCGTCGTCTGAACCGCGAGGTACTACCGCGCCTGTCCTGCGCGCACAATTTCATGCATGAGACGAACCTCCCAGTTTATCAACTGCTTTGTCTCTTGCAGCGACAAGGTGTTCAGTCGACGCTGCGCTGGGACTGGGGGGCTTTCGCCAGTAGCTCGTGGCTGCCGCGCGTTCAACACGGCCAGCTAGTGCTCGCGCGAGCCAGGTGGATCGTACGGCACGAGGAGGTGATTGGTTCCGGTGCGTACGCTTCTTCGAATTTGGTCGAGCTCGTTCGACTCTGGCGGACCACTCAGAACATTCCGAGGTTCGTCAACATCGTTGACGGAGATCTTGAGCTTCTCTGCGACTTGGAATCGAAGGCCGGTGTCCATTTGTTCATTACTGAATTGCGTTCAAGCTCCGTGCTGACATTGATGGAGTGGTTGGCTGAAGGGCCTACTGACGTGCCGCTGACTGGAGACGGTCACTACGCGAGCGAGATAGTCCTACCGGTGCTCTTCTCAGGTGAGGCAGCATCTCCTGCTTCGTTCGTGTCGCATGACATACCCGGGTCGCGCGCTCCGTCGAGACGTTCCACGGAGGAGCAGTCCGGAAGCGGAGTGGCGCGACGACTTCCTCCCGGGGGGGATTGGTTGTACCTCAAGCTTTACTGCGGAGCCGGTCGGTTTGAGCGCGTTCTCGAGTCTTTTGAGCAGCGAGTCATCCGGTCGCTCAATGAAACAGGCGCACTATCGTGCTGGTTCTTTCTGCGATATGCAGATCCAGACAGTCACCTCCGAATTCGACTGGCTCGATCAGAGCGCGCGTCCGCGGCAGATCTGTTTGCCGCGGCATCGCAGTGGAGTCTAGAACGTGTGAAGAACGGAGATCCCTTGCGCGTGCAGATCGACACGTACGAGCGGGAGATTGAGCGATACGGAGGGCCCGAGGCGATGCTATTGGCTGAGCAGCTTTTCTGCGTAGACAGCGAGTTCATTGTAAAATTTGTGCGAGCGCAGTCAATTGGGCGTGGAGGGGAGTACCCTGCGCTAGCCGGCGTGCTCACGATAGACACAATGCTCGACGCGTTCGCTATGACAGTAGATGATCGACGAGATCTATTGGCGCCCGTCGGAATGTCTCACAATCAGCGTCGGACGCTCGAAGGAAAGCATCGGGCATATCGTACTGTGGTCAGCCGGAGCCTTACCAATCGAAATTGTGAGACGCGCAAAAACGTGCAAGCTGCGCTTGGCGAATTTCGTACCCAACTCATTCCGATTGCCTCACAGTTGCGACAGTTGTTGCACCAGAGTCGCATTAGTGTTTCGTGGGCGTCACTTCTGCGCTCATTTATTCACATGCACATAAATCGGCTATATGCGACCGAGCATTCCACCGTTGAGCAAGAAGTATGCTTTCTGCTTTGGCGTGAATATGCAACTAGGATTTGGCGGAGAGAGGCCAATAGCGAAGTGGAAGGGCCAACCTAA
- a CDS encoding lanthionine synthetase C family protein produces the protein MVLYAYLSERREDCRERVYVLADRLLDALAEQESEFNLFGGCIGVGWTFAHLQNEFPSLGLNIDLAELDDLVVQVLADRADELRYDLISGLVGLGVYGLERGVAGRARDVVACVVKCLEDRAEKSGECVTWRTPVGHLALDSRALNPRGLYDVGVAHGIPGILAFLASAKESGVIRRGTTTLLAEATLSLLRMCEIAGVVEMPYIISETEAPRLSRMAWCYGSPGVSTALLRVAKAIGREDIRSTAIEMANRSASTPTSISGVRDAGLCHGATGVAHLFNRAASFEPQFIAGRSASLKWLEHALAMRVRHGGIGGFFSLKAESGLVASPGFLEGAAGVALALEAAVSQRDPAWDRVLLMSSPPERKSE, from the coding sequence TTGGTTCTTTACGCGTACCTATCGGAGCGACGAGAAGATTGCCGGGAGCGAGTTTACGTTCTTGCGGACCGTCTGCTCGATGCACTTGCCGAACAAGAAAGTGAGTTCAATCTGTTCGGGGGCTGCATTGGCGTCGGCTGGACGTTCGCACATCTCCAGAACGAATTTCCCTCACTTGGTCTCAATATTGATCTTGCCGAGCTCGACGATCTCGTTGTTCAGGTGCTAGCGGATCGCGCGGACGAGTTGCGCTACGACCTCATTTCCGGACTAGTCGGTCTCGGAGTTTACGGTCTCGAGAGAGGCGTGGCGGGCCGCGCTCGCGATGTCGTTGCATGCGTCGTTAAGTGTTTAGAGGACCGCGCTGAGAAGTCTGGCGAGTGCGTTACGTGGCGCACGCCAGTTGGACACCTCGCACTGGACTCGAGAGCGCTAAATCCGCGGGGGCTGTACGATGTAGGGGTAGCCCATGGAATTCCGGGGATTCTAGCATTCCTCGCATCTGCGAAAGAGTCTGGCGTAATCAGGCGGGGAACTACCACCTTGCTCGCCGAGGCCACACTGAGTCTGCTCCGAATGTGCGAAATCGCCGGCGTCGTTGAGATGCCGTACATCATCAGTGAGACGGAAGCTCCGCGCCTCTCGCGAATGGCGTGGTGCTACGGCTCGCCCGGCGTGTCGACCGCACTTCTGAGAGTGGCAAAGGCGATTGGACGAGAGGACATTCGATCTACTGCAATCGAGATGGCCAATCGGAGTGCGAGTACGCCAACGTCCATATCAGGGGTGAGGGATGCGGGTCTCTGTCATGGTGCAACGGGAGTTGCGCATCTGTTCAATCGCGCCGCGTCCTTTGAGCCGCAATTTATTGCTGGCCGATCCGCCTCACTGAAGTGGCTTGAGCACGCCCTCGCAATGCGGGTGCGGCACGGAGGCATTGGTGGGTTCTTCAGTCTTAAGGCCGAATCTGGTCTAGTAGCATCGCCCGGATTTCTCGAAGGCGCTGCGGGTGTGGCACTTGCATTGGAAGCTGCGGTAAGTCAAAGAGATCCTGCTTGGGATCGCGTGCTGCTTATGTCATCACCGCCGGAGCGCAAAAGTGAATAG